The Pyxidicoccus trucidator genome includes a window with the following:
- a CDS encoding serine/threonine-protein kinase, with product MVATGLANRGLRVGPYELLSRIAAGGMGEVFIARRTGPAGFEKRAALKLLLPHLSEEPGLVDLFLEEARIAALMEHPHIIPLFDAGQADGRYYMAMALVEGVSLSQLLRACRREGRRLSLPVVRAVATGLCEALDYAHHLRGPGGEDFGVVHRDVSPSNVMVSTRGAVLLGDFGIARLLSHVTTRGGRPWGKFAYMAPEQLEATGPVDARADVFAAAVTLYQALTLSSPFQRETDPATMDAIRRESLPDVTHLRPDASARLRDTLQRGAARERELRLPSARALLDGFLEGPVAGPAELGALVESLCAAELARFRQPLPSLDAGPTRTVPPAGEPEAVERQGGTRPPRRRRSLVLVGGAAVVVAGGGLWWQGSRPAAASRTGEASADGARQPPAVAIPSPSPMEQPAPVEVPRRPSSSAAPVRREPPRAMEAKAPAGIGYLTVDARPWAVISVDGREVDRTPLARYPLPAGRHTIVFHNPVLGRTEQRTVRIEPGAVAILRVDFEPTR from the coding sequence ATGGTAGCGACCGGGCTCGCCAACCGGGGGCTGCGCGTGGGCCCCTACGAGCTGCTCTCGCGAATCGCAGCGGGGGGCATGGGCGAGGTGTTCATCGCCCGGCGCACGGGCCCGGCCGGCTTCGAGAAGCGCGCGGCACTCAAGCTGCTGCTGCCCCACCTCTCCGAGGAGCCCGGGCTGGTGGACCTCTTCCTGGAGGAGGCCCGCATCGCCGCGCTGATGGAGCACCCCCACATCATCCCGCTCTTCGACGCGGGCCAGGCAGACGGGCGCTACTACATGGCGATGGCGCTCGTGGAGGGCGTGAGCCTGTCGCAGTTGCTGCGCGCGTGCCGGCGGGAAGGCCGGCGCCTTTCGCTTCCCGTGGTGCGGGCGGTGGCCACCGGCCTTTGCGAGGCGCTCGACTACGCACACCACCTCCGGGGCCCCGGGGGCGAGGACTTCGGTGTCGTCCACCGCGACGTCAGCCCGTCCAACGTCATGGTGTCCACACGCGGGGCCGTGCTGCTCGGCGACTTCGGCATCGCCCGGTTGCTCTCCCACGTGACGACCCGCGGCGGCCGTCCATGGGGCAAGTTCGCGTACATGGCTCCGGAGCAGCTGGAGGCGACGGGGCCCGTGGATGCACGGGCGGATGTCTTCGCGGCGGCCGTGACGCTGTACCAGGCGCTCACGTTGAGCTCACCGTTCCAGCGCGAGACGGACCCGGCCACCATGGACGCCATCCGCCGCGAGTCGCTGCCGGATGTGACGCACCTCCGGCCGGATGCCAGCGCACGCCTGCGCGACACGCTCCAGCGGGGCGCCGCTCGCGAGCGGGAGCTGCGGCTGCCGTCAGCGCGGGCGCTCCTCGACGGCTTCCTGGAGGGGCCGGTGGCCGGGCCCGCCGAGCTGGGCGCGCTCGTCGAGTCACTGTGCGCCGCCGAGCTGGCCCGCTTCCGCCAGCCTCTGCCGTCGCTGGACGCAGGCCCTACCCGGACCGTGCCCCCTGCCGGCGAGCCGGAGGCGGTGGAGCGTCAGGGAGGGACACGCCCACCCAGGAGAAGACGGAGCCTCGTCCTGGTGGGAGGCGCGGCCGTGGTGGTGGCGGGCGGCGGGCTCTGGTGGCAGGGCTCGCGGCCAGCGGCTGCCAGCCGTACCGGGGAGGCGTCCGCCGACGGTGCCCGGCAACCACCGGCCGTCGCTATCCCGTCTCCGTCCCCCATGGAGCAGCCCGCCCCCGTAGAGGTCCCGAGGCGCCCGTCGTCCTCCGCTGCGCCGGTGAGGCGCGAGCCCCCACGGGCCATGGAGGCGAAGGCCCCTGCCGGTATCGGCTACCTGACCGTGGACGCGCGTCCGTGGGCGGTCATCTCCGTGGACGGGCGCGAGGTGGACCGGACGCCGCTGGCCCGCTACCCGTTGCCCGCGGGACGCCACACCATCGTCTTCCACAACCCCGTGCTGGGACGGACCGAGCAGCGCACCGTCCGAATCGAGCCGGGCGCTGTCGCCATCCTGCGAGTGGACTTCGAGCCGACCCGCTGA
- a CDS encoding M57 family metalloprotease, whose translation MFKQAAVLAVTGVALLVGCGGMDPQMENEEIISNLIEAGYPAEDIHVINEAVFVSGDGHVTLQASREMIQAPPGSAEHYRSTNLVGPQVTKICIDSSAAFNSYSNMSQGLDLAIGNYNALGLRFTFARGPTTGCSATITAGISIIRPDENWADFPSYGLPGGSINMIPALNDQPLDINEHIITHELGHTLGLRHTDYFDRSISCPPGPYSGVEGDEGVGVIHIPGTPTTAVWNGSVMNACPHIDNTGEFTSVDITALNILYGPSATQSCPNVNVAAYQGQTGAQIRCTCSSGGGGPVWGTNLYTDDSNICTAAVHAGVMTTSGGAVVLEVQPAQSIFIGTTRNGVTTSSYGAWPGSFRFIGAQVPQPPPLCSSFNIMSYRGQNGSSIRCNCPTVSLGASVWGTDLYTDDSDVCAAAVHAGAIPSTGGQLAVTLQPGQSSYLSTTRNGITTLSYGYWGGSFSISP comes from the coding sequence ATGTTCAAGCAGGCAGCAGTCCTCGCGGTGACCGGTGTCGCATTGCTGGTCGGCTGCGGCGGTATGGACCCGCAGATGGAGAACGAGGAGATCATCTCCAACCTCATCGAGGCCGGCTATCCGGCCGAGGACATCCACGTCATCAACGAGGCCGTGTTCGTGAGCGGCGACGGGCATGTGACGCTCCAGGCGTCCCGCGAGATGATTCAGGCTCCCCCGGGGAGCGCCGAGCATTACCGCTCGACCAACCTCGTCGGCCCTCAGGTGACGAAGATCTGCATCGACTCCTCGGCCGCGTTCAACAGCTACTCCAATATGAGCCAGGGACTCGACCTGGCCATCGGCAACTACAACGCGCTCGGTCTGCGATTCACCTTCGCGCGCGGTCCGACGACCGGCTGCTCCGCGACCATCACCGCGGGGATCTCCATCATCCGACCAGACGAAAACTGGGCGGACTTCCCTTCGTACGGCCTGCCCGGCGGGTCCATCAACATGATCCCCGCGCTGAACGACCAACCCCTCGACATCAACGAGCACATCATCACTCACGAGCTCGGCCACACCCTCGGCCTGCGCCACACGGACTACTTTGATCGCAGCATCAGCTGCCCCCCAGGCCCCTACAGCGGCGTCGAAGGGGACGAGGGAGTGGGCGTCATCCACATTCCGGGAACACCGACCACCGCTGTCTGGAACGGGTCCGTCATGAACGCCTGCCCCCACATCGACAATACCGGCGAGTTCACCAGCGTGGACATCACCGCGCTGAACATCCTCTATGGCCCGAGCGCGACCCAGAGTTGCCCGAACGTCAACGTCGCGGCCTACCAAGGGCAGACGGGGGCGCAGATTCGCTGCACCTGCTCCTCGGGGGGCGGAGGCCCGGTCTGGGGAACGAACCTCTACACCGATGACTCGAACATCTGCACCGCCGCGGTGCACGCGGGGGTGATGACCACCAGCGGCGGGGCGGTGGTCCTCGAGGTCCAGCCGGCCCAGAGCATCTTCATCGGAACCACCCGCAACGGCGTCACCACGAGTTCCTACGGCGCCTGGCCGGGGAGCTTCCGCTTCATCGGTGCGCAGGTGCCGCAGCCGCCGCCGCTCTGCTCCAGCTTCAACATCATGTCCTACCGCGGGCAGAACGGGTCGAGCATCCGGTGCAACTGCCCGACGGTGAGCCTCGGGGCGTCGGTGTGGGGCACGGACCTCTATACCGATGACTCGGATGTCTGCGCGGCGGCCGTGCACGCGGGCGCGATTCCCTCCACCGGCGGGCAGTTGGCCGTCACCCTCCAGCCGGGACAGAGCAGTTACCTGAGCACCACCCGCAACGGCATCACCACGCTCTCCTACGGTTACTGGGGGGGGAGCTTCTCCATCAGCCCGTAG
- a CDS encoding TIGR02996 domain-containing protein, which yields MSDSLAEFLERAVAAFEHYEDEEALQQLLEAWRESRAERLARLIERLSVLLPTWLAPLTGPVDLPLLVEDLLVLARGRYPRLLSTQLIDHEKWPADPRLTPVLLALAPMPDAQREGVFRRLCDLLCHVRDPRSLGPLRALHATLPPASRYADRLDVAIQRIAMQQVSTPGAETSTLCDALEKALTRREEATARSAPLRESLLARVAANPDDDGPRLVLADHLLEQGDPLGEFITLQCMPQPDEVRVARLLEVHRNRWAAPLGPCAVLESVRFERGFPVAVQVGAPPSWHLPPPGPFWSTVREIAWAWLGREARADWLAHPHLRRVTVLRQVNAEVARRLGLHPLAVRRLELRGQLTRDGPDVFTGLAALPHLSWVEVQEAEPQDVHLCASSPLARRLERFEASSPGAWSLAVVPAAEVPVEATLEHEAHCAALAEALRAAAGFGARALRLHSRRRLKARHRSLLEAATAGYARVEWDLPRGFW from the coding sequence GTGAGCGATTCCCTGGCCGAGTTCCTCGAGCGCGCGGTGGCGGCCTTCGAGCACTACGAGGACGAGGAGGCCCTCCAGCAGTTGCTGGAGGCCTGGCGCGAGTCGCGTGCTGAACGCCTCGCCCGGCTCATCGAGCGGCTGTCGGTGTTGCTCCCCACCTGGCTCGCTCCGCTCACGGGACCGGTCGACCTGCCGCTGCTGGTCGAGGACCTCCTGGTGCTCGCGCGAGGCAGGTACCCTCGTTTGCTGAGCACCCAGCTCATCGACCACGAGAAGTGGCCCGCCGACCCCCGGCTCACCCCCGTGTTGCTCGCCCTCGCACCGATGCCCGATGCCCAGCGAGAGGGAGTCTTCCGCCGGCTCTGCGACCTGCTCTGCCACGTGAGGGACCCGCGCAGCCTCGGGCCACTCCGCGCCCTTCACGCCACCCTGCCTCCCGCCAGCCGGTACGCGGACAGGCTCGACGTCGCCATCCAACGCATCGCCATGCAGCAGGTCTCCACGCCAGGCGCGGAGACCTCCACCCTGTGCGACGCGCTGGAGAAGGCCCTCACCCGGCGCGAGGAAGCCACGGCCCGGAGCGCGCCCCTGCGCGAGTCGCTCCTTGCCCGCGTCGCCGCCAATCCGGACGATGACGGCCCGCGGCTGGTACTGGCCGACCACCTGTTGGAGCAGGGAGACCCGCTCGGTGAATTCATCACGCTCCAATGCATGCCCCAGCCCGACGAGGTTCGCGTCGCCCGGCTGCTCGAGGTGCACCGGAACCGGTGGGCGGCGCCGCTCGGCCCCTGTGCCGTGCTCGAGAGCGTCCGCTTCGAGCGAGGCTTCCCGGTGGCCGTCCAGGTGGGGGCGCCACCCAGCTGGCACCTGCCGCCTCCCGGGCCGTTCTGGAGCACCGTCCGGGAAATCGCCTGGGCCTGGCTTGGCCGCGAGGCGCGGGCGGACTGGCTCGCGCACCCGCACCTGCGCCGCGTGACGGTGCTGCGGCAGGTGAACGCCGAAGTCGCCCGGCGGCTGGGCCTGCACCCCCTCGCGGTGCGACGGCTCGAGCTGAGGGGGCAGCTCACCCGCGACGGACCGGACGTGTTCACCGGGCTGGCCGCCCTGCCGCATCTGTCATGGGTGGAGGTCCAGGAAGCCGAACCCCAGGACGTACACCTGTGCGCAAGCTCCCCGCTGGCCCGGCGGCTGGAGCGCTTCGAGGCATCGAGCCCCGGCGCCTGGTCGCTCGCGGTAGTGCCGGCGGCGGAAGTGCCCGTCGAGGCCACCCTGGAGCACGAGGCTCACTGCGCGGCCTTGGCGGAAGCCCTCCGCGCCGCGGCGGGCTTCGGTGCCCGCGCGCTCCGCCTCCACTCCCGGCGCCGCCTCAAGGCGAGGCACCGGTCCCTGCTGGAGGCAGCCACCGCCGGCTACGCGCGCGTCGAGTGGGACCTGCCTCGCGGCTTCTGGTGA